The following coding sequences are from one Corticium candelabrum chromosome 20, ooCorCand1.1, whole genome shotgun sequence window:
- the LOC134195943 gene encoding uncharacterized protein LOC134195943, which yields MLTILLALKLGEKTAASWLSRYGVRPALSIGRKLREITFERECKRYGSKFVSGTNFVTKHTVTYHLGSLVRLAIANHLIWTETEHHGIVQTALDNYMKSRRKMKLGVGLETLDFNDDSLEPSSKTSRLDLDPNPSDSEAVTMGDSDVETCDPPLT from the coding sequence ATGTTAACAATTCTTTTGGCTTTGAAACTAGGAGAGAAGACGGCCGCGAGCTGGTTGTCAAGGTATGGTGTAAGACCTGCTTTAAGTATTGGGAGAAAATTACGCGAGATTACCTTTGAGAGGGAATGCAAACGTTATGGCTCCAAGTTTGTCAGTGGTACCAACTTTGTGACGAAACACACTGTCACATACCATCTTGGATCTTTGGTAAGACTAGCAATAGCAAACCATCTGATTTGGACTGAAACAGAACATCATGGGATTGTTCAAACGGCGCTCGACAACTACATGAAGAGTCGAAGGAAGATGAAATTGGGTGTTGGACTGGAAACTCTTGATTTCAATGATGACAGTCTGGAGCCTTCTTCCAAGACCTCACGTTTGGACCTCGATCCCAATCCATCTGATTCAGAGGCAGTAACAATGGGTGACTCTGACGTAGAAACTTGTGACCCTCCTCTGACATAA
- the LOC134195354 gene encoding proteasome subunit alpha type-1-like, which translates to MSLFRNQYDNDVSVWSPQGRIHQIEYAKEAVKQGSAAVGLKSKTHAVLVAVKRSFSELSAYQKKIHLIDNHIGIVLAGLSSDGRLLSKFMRTECLNSKYAYNRRLPVSRLVDAVGNKMQYQTQVYGHRPYGVGLLVAGYDESGPHIYETCPSANYFDCKAMAIGSRSQSGRTYLERKLHEFSDCTLEQLIHHGLRALRETLPSETELSTKNCSIGYVGKDDDFTVLDDDAVEPHLSTLEEKEREHTAEEMADADAVAESVDTAPTEEMHMAEGEDEPAAADQMDVLQ; encoded by the exons ATG AGTCTTTTTCGAAATCAGTACGACAATGATGTTAGTGTGTGGAGCCCCCAG GGTCGCATTCATCAAATTGAATACGCCAAGGAAGCAGTGAAACAG GGTTCAGCAGCTGTAGGTTTGAAGTCAAAGACACATGCTGTTCTTGTGGCAGTCAAA AGGTCGTTTTCTGAGCTGTCTGCGTATCAGAAGAAAATTCATCTTATTGACAATCACATTGGAATCGTTTTAGCGGGTCTCTCGTCTGATGGACGATTGTTGAG TAAGTTTATGAGGACGGAGTGTCTCAACTCAAAGTATGCGTACAACAGACGACTGCCGGTGTCTAGATTGGTCGATGCTGTTGGAAACA AAATGCAGTATCAGACTCAGGTGTATGGGCATCGTCCGTATGGTGTTGGTCTGCTTGTTGCTGGATATgat GAGAGTGGACCTCATATCTATGAGACATGCCCTTCTGCTAATTACTTTGACTGCAAGGCAATGGCCATTGGTTCAAGGTCCCAG TCGGGAAGAACGTACCTTGAAAGGAAACTTCATGAATTTTCTGATT GCACACTGGAGCAGTTGATTCATCACGGACTCAGAGCTTTACGTGAGACGTTACCAAGTGAGACAGAGTTATCTACAAAG AATTGTTCAATAGGTTATGTAGGAAAAGATGATGATTTCACTGTACTGGATGATGATGCTGTTGAGCCACAT TTATCTACTTTGGAGGAGAAGGAAAGAGAACACACTGCAGAGGAAATG GCTGATGCTGACGCAGTAGCCGAGTCTGTCGATACGGCACCAACCGAAGAG ATGCATATGGCAGAGGGAGAGGACGAGCCTGCGGCTGCCGACCAGATGGACGTTCTTCAGTAG
- the LOC134195504 gene encoding heparan-alpha-glucosaminide N-acetyltransferase-like, with the protein MFVLFLTFNLLLLLLIFGASEAELAVNEAHFCLTNDADFDVDVYVTYANCHNCRPRFLASSATNESNCTANISTSFDFRLSVMRTDVGEFLTGNCSNASLPHRAVSHSWCNVTVRDAQTCDVTHSTNEWPTYLPLVISIGILLLFGVFWVVFTQFLYDRLQKTLAWRWVFGNGATSVINDTSQLDYDTDEERQARIETRNHHLILGPDMSVKRRRLASLDAFRGISLILMIFVNYGGGGYWFFEHSTWNGLTVADLVFPWFIFILGTSAAISLNLLDQRDISRRRTFLKVVRRFVILFGLGLLLNKSMDLSTYRVMGVLQRLAICYLVICLLHLIFAPRARYDVLDQDRLTSVRDITGHLMEWITIVAIVTLHTLVTFFIRKKECPPGYLNAGGKLGDFGDHGNCTGGAAGYIDDIILTKSHMFQHPTCKETYLTGPFEPEGILSTLPAIVTAFLGMHAGRILIVYRSESARLTRWLLHCVVWGSIAIGLCEGKQDGGIIPINKNLWSLSYSLAMSASAFLLLSAFYFSIDVRKWWNGSPFIYPGRNSILVYVGHEIVFGWFPFGWSSDETHANLMARNLTGTALWVVISYYLYTIKFFLKI; encoded by the coding sequence atgtttgttctgtttctcACTTTCAACCTCCTACTACTACTATTAATATTCGGTGCAAGCGAGGCCGAGCTGGCCGTCAACGAGGCTCATTTCTGTCTCACAAACGATGCAGACTTCGACGTCGACGTCTACGTGACGTACGCCAACTGCCACAACTGCCGCCCGCGCTTTCTCGCCTCATCCGCAACGAACGAGAGCAACTGTACCGCCAATATTTCGACCTCCTTCGACTTTCGGTTGTCTGTCATGCGCACTGATGTCGGCGAGTTTCTGACAGGAAACTGTAGCAACGCCAGTCTGCCGCACCGTGCCGTCAGTCACAGTTGGTGCAACGTCACAGTGAGAGATGCACAGACCTGTGACGTCACGCATTCAACAAATGAGTGGCCGACTTATCTCCCACTTGTTATCTCCATTGGTATTCTCCTGCTATTTGGTGTCTTCTGGGTCGTATTTACGCAATTTTTGTATGATCGATTGCAGAAGACGTTGGCATGGCGATGGGTGTTTGGCAATGGAGCCACTTCTGTGATCAACGATACTAGTCAGTTGGATTACGATACGGACGAAGAACGACAGGCTAGGATCGAAACGAGAAACCACCATTTGATCCTCGGACCCGATATGTCGGTGAAACGACGTCGGCTTGCTTCGCTCGATGCATTCCGAGGaatatcattgatattaatgatttttGTTAACTACGGAGGCGGAGGGTACTGGTTCTTTGAGCATAGCACGTGGAATGGGCTTACAGTTGCCGATCTCGTTTTTCCCTGGTTCATCTTTATTCTCGGTACATCGGCTGCCATATCGCTCAACCTGTTGGATCAACGGGATATCAGTCGACGTCGAACGTTTCTCAAAGTCGTTCGTCGATTCGTCATACTGTTTGGCCTCGGACTGCTGCTCAATAAATCGATGGATCTATCGACGTATCGTGTGATGGGCGTGCTCCAACGGCTCGCCATTTGTTACCTCGTCATCTGTCTCCTTCATCTGATCTTTGCTCCACGAGCGAGATACGACGTCTTGGATCAAGATCGATTGACGTCGGTTCGTGACATCACCGGCCACCTTATGGAGTGGATCACGATCGTAGCCATCGTGACGCTCCACACTCTGGTTACGTTTTTCATTCGAAAGAAAGAATGTCCGCCAGGTTATCTCAATGCCGGTGGCAAGTTGGGAGATTTCGGAGACCATGGCAATTGTACAGGTGGTGCGGCTGGATATATTGATGATATTATACTGACAAAGTCCCATATGTTTCAACACCCAACGTGTAAGGAGACGTATCTCACCGGCCCCTTTGAGCCCGAAGGCATCCTCAGCACTCTTCCCGCCATAGTGACCGCGTTCCTCGGTATGCATGCCGGACGTATCCTCATCGTGTATCGTTCAGAGTCTGCTCGGCTTACAAGATGGCTGCTGCATTGTGTTGTATGGGGAAGTATTGCTATCGGTCTCTGTGAGGGGAAACAAGATGGAGGCATCATTCCGATCAATAAGAATCTCTGGTCGTTGTCGTATTCTCTCGCCATGTCCGCGTCAGCGTTCCTCCTTCTCTCCGCGTTCTATTTCAGTATTGACGTACGAAAGTGGTGGAACGGATCCCCATTTATCTACCCTGGACGAAACTCGATTCTCGTCTACGTCGGACATGAAATCGTTTTCGGTTGGTTTCCATTCGGTTGGTCGTCGGATGAGACGCACGCGAACTTGATGGCGAGGAACCTGACGGGGACAGCTCTGTGGGTTGTGATTTCTTACTATCTGTACACAATCAAGTTTTTTCTTAAAATATAA
- the LOC134195464 gene encoding tetratricopeptide repeat protein 8-like has translation MDPLFAAHSLFRRRRFDECVDVCSQLLEKYPYDQAAWFLKTRALTEQVYVDEVDMDEEGLAEMLLDDNAIAQVSRPGTSLRRVGTSQGMPSQGVRPLSQSGRPLSGFVRPGTQSARPGTMEQAIRTARTARTARPVTSASGRHVRLGTASMLSEPDGPFINVSKLNLVKYARRPNLSKALFEYIFHKENDVRNALELAAKATEACEYKDWWWKVQLGKCYFRLGMFREAEQQLKSALKQQEMVDTFLHLCKVYVRLDEPLKAIECFTKGLERFPGEVSLLTRLARIHEGVGETDTSVEKYKEVLKYDSMHVEAIACVATHHFYTDMPEIALLFYRRLLQMGVYSTELFNNLGLCSYYAQQFDVAVDCFSRALELASDDEMSDVWYNIGHIAVNIGDTDLAYRCFRLAIAVNNDHAESYNNLGVLELRKGRVDQARALFQQSLSLAPHFYEPHFNSAAMEEQAGNLQSSYNSALKSLTAFPDHVDSKELLKRLKDYFAAV, from the exons ATGGATCCCTTGTTTGCTGCTCACAGTCTATTCAGGCGGCGTCGATTCGATGAGTGCGTAGACGTATGTAGCCAACTTTTAGAAAAATATCCTTACGACCAA GCGGCGTGGTTTTTGAAAACTAGAGCTTTGACGGAGCAAGTGTACGTGGACGAGGTGGATATGGACGAGGAAGGTCTCGCTGAGATGCTACTGGACGACAATGCCATAGCTCAAGTATCCC GTCCTGGGACGTCTCTTCGAAGGGTTGGTACTAGTCAAGGGATGCCAAGTCAAGGAGTCAG GCCCTTGTCTCAGTCCGGACGGCCATTGAGTGGGTTTGTTCGTCCGGGTACTCAATCGGCTAGACCGGGTACTATGGAGCAGGCAATAAGAACGGCGAGGACTGCGAGGACTGCAAG ACCAGTCACCAGCGCATCAGGTCGTCACGTGAGGCTCGGAACg GCATCGATGTTGTCCGAACCAGATGGACCTTTCATCAACGTGTCGAAGCTCAACCTTGTGAAGTATGCTCGAAGACCTAATCTGTCTAAG GCTCTGTTTGAGTACATATTTCACAAGGAGAACGATGTTAGGAAT GCATTGGAGCTTGCAGCTAAAGCTACTGAAGCTTGTGAGTACAAGGACTGGTGGTGGAAAGTGCAGCTCGGCAAATGTTACTTTCGTTTGGGCATGTTTCGAGAGGCCGAGCAGCAGCTGAAGTCGGCACTGAAACAGCAAGAGATGGTTGATACGTTTTTGCACTTGTGTAAAGTGTATGTGCGCTTGGATGAGCCGTTGAAGGCGATAGAGTGTTTCACGAAG GGCTTGGAAAGATTTCCAGGGGAGGTCTCGTTGCTCACAAGGCTTGCTCGAATTCATGAG GGTGTTGGTGAAACAGACACGTCGGTTGAAAAATACAAAGAAGTGCTGAAGTACGACAGCATGCATGTGGAAGCCATTGCTTGTGTGGCAACGCATCACTTCTATACTGATATGCCTGAGATTGCCTTGCTATTCTACAG GCGACTTTTACAAATGGGTGTGTATAGCACAGAACTGTTCAACAATCTGGGTCTTTGCAGCTACTATGCACAACAGTTTGATGTAGCCGTCGACTGTTTTTCTCGAGCTCTTGAACTGGCGTCCGACGATGAAATGTCTGACGTGTGGTACAACATTGGACACATTGCGGTG AACATTGGTGATACTGACCTCGCATATCGATGCTTCAGGCTTGCTATAGCTGTCAACAATGATCATGCAGAGTCATACAACAATCTTGGGGTTTTGGAGCTGAGAAAGGGTCGTGTTGATCAg GCACGAGCTTTGTTTCAGCAGAGTTTGTCGTTGGCTCCTCATTTTTATGAACCTCATTTCAACTCTGCTGCAATGGAAGAGCaa GCTGGGAACTTACAGAGCAGCTACAATTCTGCTCTCAAGTCACTGACAGCATTTCCTGATCACGTCGATTCAAAGGAGCTACTAAAGAGACTAAAGGACTATTTTGCTGCTGTGTAA
- the LOC134195487 gene encoding uncharacterized protein LOC134195487 isoform X2, with product MAQSFVVIRCYACSTFQVHQVKKSKTWVCKLCGEKQSRRKVFAEGNGTECRHHVQKLNMASAVCGKNSEQSEYQYDVVEKENVTDCDVLTVARKLDDRKLSKWLDFVSDDSNSGDDGRNVELVGETNYTTDRQVFVQSRRKRCQKGVKTSRSKVNRDSSIHALHSKTLATTGSGCTSSQSEINGSTDDGVRVKKHQEPLDSKHKLISVDINPTCRLSDNSKWSKFVSQENRHSDSDVENSNESSCLTSVQQLHSNDVDPTAAVTYDIKSYNSSLSASVCASTLFCVDGDLEEEATDFTVA from the exons ATGGCCCAGTCATTTGTAGTTATTCGTTGTTACGCTTGCTCGACCTTCCAAGTTCATCAG GTGAAAAAGAGTAAAACGTGGGTATGTAAGCTATGCGGAGAAAAACAATCGAGGAGAAag GTCTTCGCTGAGGGCAATGGTACAGAGTGTCGTCATCATGTGCAGAAGTTAAACATGGCCTCAGCCGTCTGTGGCAAGAATAGTGAACAGTCAGAGTATCAATATGATGTTG TAGAAAAGGAAAACGTTACAGACTGTGACGTGTTGACTGTTGCAAGAAAGTTGGATGATAGAAAACTCAGTAAATGGTTGGATTTTGTAAGCGACGACAGCAATTCTGGAGACGATGGTAGAAATGTTGAGTTGGTTGGAGAGACCAACTACACGACAGACCGTCAGGTGTTTGTCCAATCAAGACGGAAACGATGTCAGAAAGGTGTGAAGACAAGCAGAAGTAAAGTCAATAGAGACTCGTCAATTCACGCTCTACACAGCAAGACACTTGCTACTACTGGATCTGGATGTACATCGTCTCAGTCTGAAATT AATGGATCCACTGATGATGGTGTTAGAGTGAAAAAGCATCAGGAGCCGTTGGATTCTAAAC ACAAATTAAtttctgttgatatcaatccaACGTGTCGGTTGTCAGATAATTCAAAGTGGAGTAAATTTGTGAGTCAAGAGAATAGGCATTCAGACTCGGATGTTGAAAACTCGAACGAGAGTAGTTGTCTTACATCCGTCCAACAGTTACACTCTAACGATGTTGATCCGACTGCAGCAGTCACTTACGACATCAAATCATACAATTCGTCTCTATCGGCTTCTGTGTGTGCCAGCACTTTGTTCTGTGTGGATGGAGACCTGGAGGAAGAGGCTACTGACTTTACTGTAGCCTGA
- the LOC134195487 gene encoding uncharacterized protein LOC134195487 isoform X1, which produces MAQSFVVIRCYACSTFQVHQVKKSKTWVCKLCGEKQSRRKVFAEGNGTECRHHVQKLNMASAVCGKNSEQSEYQYDESLVVVEKENVTDCDVLTVARKLDDRKLSKWLDFVSDDSNSGDDGRNVELVGETNYTTDRQVFVQSRRKRCQKGVKTSRSKVNRDSSIHALHSKTLATTGSGCTSSQSEINGSTDDGVRVKKHQEPLDSKHKLISVDINPTCRLSDNSKWSKFVSQENRHSDSDVENSNESSCLTSVQQLHSNDVDPTAAVTYDIKSYNSSLSASVCASTLFCVDGDLEEEATDFTVA; this is translated from the exons ATGGCCCAGTCATTTGTAGTTATTCGTTGTTACGCTTGCTCGACCTTCCAAGTTCATCAG GTGAAAAAGAGTAAAACGTGGGTATGTAAGCTATGCGGAGAAAAACAATCGAGGAGAAag GTCTTCGCTGAGGGCAATGGTACAGAGTGTCGTCATCATGTGCAGAAGTTAAACATGGCCTCAGCCGTCTGTGGCAAGAATAGTGAACAGTCAGAGTATCAATATGAT GAGTCACTTGTTGTAGTAGAAAAGGAAAACGTTACAGACTGTGACGTGTTGACTGTTGCAAGAAAGTTGGATGATAGAAAACTCAGTAAATGGTTGGATTTTGTAAGCGACGACAGCAATTCTGGAGACGATGGTAGAAATGTTGAGTTGGTTGGAGAGACCAACTACACGACAGACCGTCAGGTGTTTGTCCAATCAAGACGGAAACGATGTCAGAAAGGTGTGAAGACAAGCAGAAGTAAAGTCAATAGAGACTCGTCAATTCACGCTCTACACAGCAAGACACTTGCTACTACTGGATCTGGATGTACATCGTCTCAGTCTGAAATT AATGGATCCACTGATGATGGTGTTAGAGTGAAAAAGCATCAGGAGCCGTTGGATTCTAAAC ACAAATTAAtttctgttgatatcaatccaACGTGTCGGTTGTCAGATAATTCAAAGTGGAGTAAATTTGTGAGTCAAGAGAATAGGCATTCAGACTCGGATGTTGAAAACTCGAACGAGAGTAGTTGTCTTACATCCGTCCAACAGTTACACTCTAACGATGTTGATCCGACTGCAGCAGTCACTTACGACATCAAATCATACAATTCGTCTCTATCGGCTTCTGTGTGTGCCAGCACTTTGTTCTGTGTGGATGGAGACCTGGAGGAAGAGGCTACTGACTTTACTGTAGCCTGA